From the genome of Prevotella herbatica, one region includes:
- a CDS encoding trans-sulfuration enzyme family protein, giving the protein MKKQTQAIHVPYRRRDAYDALSMPVYNAVAYEFDNAQLMADAFCCRIDAPDYSRVENPTVTNFEERVKVLTGANSVTALNSGMAAISNTMLALTSQGKNVVTSKHLFGNTFDLLNNTLKRFGVETRLCDLTNMNEVETSIDENTACIFLEIITNPQMEVADLTALATIAHAHKIPLVADTTTIPFTQFSSHNLGVDIEVVSSTKYVSGGATSLGGVVIDYGTAKGFSNRMKNEMLFNFGAYMTPQVAYMQTIGLETLNARYRVQSSNALELAKKMQTLQGVKKVNYVGLKENPYHKLAQQQFGETAGAMVCIDLESQKACFNFIDNLKLIHRATNLFDNRTLAIHPASTIFGLFSDIEKANMDVLDTTIRLSIGLEDVEDLFEDIKQSIERS; this is encoded by the coding sequence ATGAAAAAACAAACACAAGCTATTCATGTTCCATATAGACGACGAGACGCCTATGATGCTTTAAGTATGCCGGTATATAATGCTGTAGCATACGAGTTTGACAATGCTCAACTAATGGCTGATGCTTTTTGCTGTCGTATTGATGCACCAGACTATTCTAGGGTTGAAAATCCAACTGTCACTAATTTTGAGGAACGAGTAAAAGTCCTTACTGGGGCTAATTCAGTAACAGCTCTGAACAGTGGTATGGCAGCAATTAGCAACACGATGTTAGCACTTACATCACAAGGCAAAAACGTTGTAACATCCAAACATTTATTCGGTAATACGTTCGACTTACTTAATAACACTCTAAAACGTTTTGGTGTAGAAACACGACTATGTGACCTAACGAATATGAATGAAGTAGAAACGTCAATTGATGAGAATACAGCTTGTATATTTCTTGAAATAATTACAAACCCACAAATGGAAGTAGCTGATCTCACAGCTTTGGCTACTATCGCTCATGCTCACAAAATACCATTGGTAGCAGATACAACAACTATACCTTTTACGCAATTTTCAAGTCATAATCTTGGTGTAGACATAGAAGTTGTATCAAGCACTAAATATGTGAGTGGTGGTGCAACATCTTTGGGAGGAGTCGTTATAGATTACGGTACTGCAAAAGGATTTAGCAACCGTATGAAAAATGAAATGTTGTTTAATTTCGGAGCATATATGACTCCGCAGGTTGCATACATGCAAACTATCGGACTTGAAACTCTGAATGCACGTTACAGAGTACAGTCGTCTAATGCTCTTGAATTGGCGAAGAAAATGCAAACTTTGCAAGGAGTTAAAAAAGTAAACTATGTGGGACTTAAAGAAAATCCATATCATAAACTAGCACAACAACAGTTTGGAGAAACAGCCGGAGCGATGGTATGTATTGACTTAGAAAGTCAAAAGGCGTGTTTTAACTTCATTGATAACTTAAAACTTATTCATCGTGCCACCAATCTATTCGACAACCGCACGTTAGCAATACATCCAGCAAGTACAATATTCGGATTATTTTCTGATATAGAAAAAGCCAATATGGATGTGCTAGATACTACTATTCGCCTAAGTATAGGTTTGGAGGATGTTGAAGATTTATTTGAAGACATAAAGCAAAGTATTGAAAGATCTTAA
- the thiD gene encoding bifunctional hydroxymethylpyrimidine kinase/phosphomethylpyrimidine kinase, which produces MFYYTALSIAGSDCSGGAGIQADIKTMSALGVYAASAITYVTVQNTMGVESSCPIDSYTIERQIHAIMNDIRPMAIKTGMMGNKATIEAVVNALSIYYHGNLVVDPIILSTSGSLLLDNDAIDTMCRKLLPMATVVTPNIHEAEVLANMKINNKDDMKVAALNIMDYGCSAVLVKGGHIEGDNKCDILIERKENGIYEEHEFNGKTVDSKNTHGTGCTFSSAIAAYLAQGMSLINAVKEAKEYVTMAIAEGADVSIGKGHGPLNHFFNPMKMKKINHK; this is translated from the coding sequence ATGTTTTATTATACAGCTTTATCTATTGCCGGCAGTGATTGCAGCGGAGGTGCCGGTATTCAAGCAGACATAAAAACAATGTCGGCATTGGGTGTTTATGCTGCATCTGCAATAACTTATGTTACCGTACAAAATACAATGGGTGTGGAATCTTCATGCCCTATAGACTCTTATACCATTGAACGACAAATCCATGCAATAATGAATGACATACGCCCAATGGCTATTAAAACAGGAATGATGGGTAACAAGGCTACCATAGAAGCTGTTGTAAACGCATTGTCTATTTATTATCACGGCAATTTGGTTGTTGACCCTATTATTCTTTCTACCAGTGGGTCTTTATTACTTGATAATGATGCAATAGATACGATGTGCAGAAAATTGCTGCCTATGGCTACTGTTGTAACTCCTAACATCCATGAGGCTGAGGTATTGGCAAACATGAAAATAAACAATAAGGATGATATGAAAGTGGCTGCACTAAATATAATGGATTATGGATGTAGCGCTGTACTTGTGAAAGGCGGGCACATAGAAGGTGACAATAAATGCGACATTCTTATTGAACGCAAAGAAAATGGAATATATGAAGAACATGAATTTAACGGTAAAACTGTGGACAGTAAAAATACTCATGGAACAGGATGTACATTTTCATCTGCCATAGCTGCATATCTAGCACAAGGAATGAGTTTGATTAATGCTGTGAAAGAGGCAAAAGAATATGTAACAATGGCAATAGCCGAAGGTGCTGATGTATCTATAGGCAAAGGACACGGACCGTTAAACCACTTTTTCAATCCAATGAAAATGAAAAAAATAAATCACAAATGA
- a CDS encoding peptidase U32 family protein, which produces MKGKISEFEVMAPVGSRESLAAAIQAGADSVYFGIGKLNMRSHSANHFNIDDLREIAATCNEHGIKTYLTVNTIIYDDDIATMKQIIDAAKEAGISAVIASDVAVMSYCTEVGEEVHLSTQLNITNIEALKFYSRFADVSVLARELNMDQVKEIHEQIIAQNVCGPMGKQIRIEMFCHGALCMAVSGKCYLSLANANRSANRGECVQICRRSYTVTDNETGNELEIDNKYVMSPKDLKTIRFIDRMMDAGVRVFKIEGRARGPEYVYTVVKCYKEAIQSVLDGTLTEEKKDEWDEQLAKVFNRGFWDGYYQGQTMGEWNKHYGSAATEKKVLVGKVMKYFSKLGVAEVAVEASDFNKGEKLLITGPTTGVMYLNADEIRFDLGCVEKAEQGTRVSIPVPGKVRPSDKLYKLITVNEIKEIK; this is translated from the coding sequence ATGAAGGGAAAAATATCAGAATTTGAAGTAATGGCGCCTGTAGGCTCTCGTGAGAGCCTTGCCGCTGCAATACAGGCAGGTGCTGATTCCGTTTATTTCGGTATCGGCAAACTTAATATGCGCTCTCATTCGGCCAATCATTTTAATATAGATGATTTGCGCGAAATAGCTGCCACATGCAATGAGCATGGAATAAAGACATATCTCACTGTCAACACCATCATATATGATGATGATATTGCAACAATGAAGCAGATTATCGATGCCGCAAAAGAAGCTGGTATCAGTGCTGTGATTGCTAGTGACGTTGCTGTGATGAGTTATTGCACAGAAGTTGGTGAGGAAGTTCATCTTTCTACTCAACTCAATATTACCAATATCGAGGCTTTGAAGTTTTATAGTCGCTTTGCAGATGTTTCTGTCTTGGCACGTGAACTCAACATGGATCAGGTGAAGGAAATTCACGAACAGATTATAGCTCAAAACGTATGTGGACCAATGGGAAAGCAAATACGTATAGAGATGTTCTGTCATGGTGCCTTGTGCATGGCTGTAAGTGGAAAATGTTATCTCAGTCTTGCCAATGCCAACCGTAGTGCCAACCGTGGCGAATGCGTGCAGATATGCCGTCGTTCATATACTGTAACTGACAATGAAACTGGCAACGAACTGGAAATTGACAATAAATACGTGATGAGTCCTAAAGATTTGAAGACTATTCGCTTTATAGACCGCATGATGGATGCTGGTGTGAGGGTATTCAAGATAGAGGGACGTGCTCGTGGACCAGAATATGTTTATACAGTAGTGAAATGCTACAAGGAAGCTATTCAGAGTGTTCTTGATGGTACATTAACAGAAGAAAAGAAGGATGAGTGGGATGAGCAGCTTGCTAAAGTGTTCAACCGTGGATTCTGGGACGGCTATTATCAAGGACAGACGATGGGCGAGTGGAATAAGCACTATGGAAGTGCGGCAACTGAAAAGAAAGTTCTTGTTGGTAAAGTAATGAAATATTTCTCAAAGTTGGGTGTTGCTGAGGTAGCTGTAGAAGCTTCTGACTTCAATAAAGGTGAGAAACTCCTTATCACAGGTCCTACAACAGGAGTAATGTATCTCAATGCAGATGAAATACGTTTTGATTTGGGTTGTGTTGAAAAGGCAGAACAAGGTACAAGAGTTTCAATTCCTGTTCCTGGCAAGGTTCGCCCGAGCGACAAACTATATAAGTTGATTACCGTAAACGAAATAAAGGAGATTAAATAA
- a CDS encoding C1 family peptidase, whose protein sequence is MKKILLYISVSLVVISCGRPSKQTVEKNPFITDVMLKTTPVKDQGHSQLCWAYAMLATIETNHLMMGDSVNLSTDYIARMMLTDASTRYYLSKGKNTISMRGMGSLLIHLMQNYGIVPFDSYNAKEPANYNVICRKIMQATKSVNNLTTLNQKVNDVLDEEIGYMPAKYVHMLGAEYTPQEFAHSVCRDDEYVNVTSFKHHVMGESFILETPDNIMNDKFLNVPIEALMTMITKSLVNGKAVCWEGDVSEPGFSFSEGVAETNHQTVTQDLRQQEFESRQTTDDHVMELIGLAHDKNGKKYFIAKNSWGTSNRFKGYMYLSYNYVKLKTIAVFLSQD, encoded by the coding sequence ATGAAAAAAATACTTTTATATATAAGTGTCTCTCTTGTCGTGATTTCATGCGGTCGTCCTTCTAAACAAACTGTTGAAAAAAATCCGTTTATCACCGACGTAATGCTGAAGACAACTCCAGTGAAAGACCAGGGGCACAGTCAACTGTGCTGGGCTTACGCTATGTTGGCGACAATAGAAACAAATCACCTGATGATGGGAGATTCCGTGAACCTAAGCACAGACTATATTGCAAGAATGATGCTTACAGATGCATCAACACGATATTACCTTTCAAAAGGCAAAAATACGATATCAATGCGAGGAATGGGCAGTCTGCTTATTCATCTTATGCAAAACTATGGTATTGTTCCATTTGATTCATACAACGCCAAAGAACCTGCAAATTACAATGTCATTTGTCGTAAGATTATGCAGGCAACAAAAAGTGTAAACAATCTTACCACACTTAATCAAAAAGTAAATGATGTACTAGATGAGGAAATTGGATATATGCCGGCAAAATATGTACACATGCTTGGTGCAGAATATACTCCACAGGAATTTGCGCACAGCGTATGTCGTGATGATGAATATGTAAACGTGACAAGTTTTAAACACCATGTAATGGGTGAATCATTTATCTTAGAAACTCCAGACAACATTATGAACGACAAATTCTTAAATGTTCCGATAGAAGCCTTGATGACGATGATAACAAAGAGTCTCGTAAACGGTAAAGCCGTATGCTGGGAAGGTGACGTGAGCGAACCGGGATTTTCTTTCAGCGAAGGTGTTGCTGAAACCAACCACCAAACAGTGACTCAGGATTTGAGACAACAAGAGTTTGAAAGCAGACAAACCACCGACGACCACGTAATGGAGCTTATTGGGTTAGCTCATGACAAAAACGGAAAGAAATACTTTATTGCAAAAAATAGCTGGGGCACCAGCAACCGTTTCAAGGGTTACATGTACCTCAGCTATAATTATGTGAAACTGAAGACTATAGCCGTATTCCTTTCTCAGGATTAA
- a CDS encoding histidine-type phosphatase, whose translation MKRNAFIVILLSLAITAFSQQARKDFKVDRSLSASNYLAYPGPLQKKLTPAPSGYVPFYLSHYGRHGSRWLIGDRDYNRPVAWLEKADSLGKLTPKGKEVLTKLRKLRDAAMGRDGELTQRGALQHKQIAERMLKNFPQIFAGKANVDAKSTVVIRCILSMENALQEMVKINPELNITHDASYHDMYYMNYDDSLLFKKRMPTSAMVPYTEFCKNHEHPERVMRLLFNDDEYWKNHLNANKLYEVLFKQASNVQSTEFRNSMSLYDLFTDDEIYDLWQINNAWWYINYGACPLNGGKQPYSQRNLLRKIISDADSCIALPHPGATLRYGHDTMVMPLTCLMDLDGMGMQVSDLEQLAYKGWNNYRIFPMACNIQLVFYHKKGSKDILVKVLRNENEATLPIKTDIAPYYHWKDVRQYYLDKLNKFTE comes from the coding sequence ATGAAAAGAAATGCTTTTATAGTTATTTTATTGTCACTTGCTATTACTGCCTTTTCACAGCAAGCACGCAAGGATTTTAAAGTCGATCGTAGCTTGTCGGCAAGTAATTATCTGGCTTACCCTGGACCTTTGCAGAAAAAACTTACTCCTGCACCATCTGGATATGTACCATTTTACCTTAGTCATTATGGACGTCATGGCAGCCGCTGGCTTATTGGCGACCGTGATTACAATAGACCTGTAGCATGGCTTGAAAAAGCTGATTCTCTTGGTAAACTTACACCAAAGGGTAAGGAAGTACTTACCAAACTTCGTAAGTTGCGTGACGCTGCTATGGGACGTGATGGAGAACTTACTCAAAGAGGAGCTTTGCAGCATAAACAGATTGCAGAAAGAATGCTGAAAAACTTTCCACAGATATTTGCAGGAAAGGCTAATGTAGATGCTAAGAGCACTGTGGTGATACGTTGTATATTAAGTATGGAAAACGCTTTGCAGGAAATGGTAAAGATTAATCCTGAACTAAATATCACTCACGACGCAAGTTATCATGATATGTATTATATGAACTATGATGATTCTTTGTTATTTAAAAAACGTATGCCAACAAGTGCAATGGTACCTTATACTGAGTTTTGTAAAAACCATGAACATCCTGAGCGCGTGATGCGACTGTTGTTTAATGATGATGAGTATTGGAAAAATCACTTAAATGCCAATAAGTTATATGAAGTACTATTCAAACAGGCTAGCAACGTGCAGAGTACAGAGTTTCGTAACAGCATGTCATTATACGACTTGTTTACTGATGACGAGATTTATGATCTTTGGCAGATTAATAATGCGTGGTGGTATATCAACTATGGCGCATGCCCATTGAATGGAGGCAAGCAACCTTACAGTCAGCGTAACCTTCTTCGCAAGATAATAAGTGATGCTGATAGTTGCATAGCTTTGCCACATCCAGGAGCGACTTTGCGTTATGGTCATGACACAATGGTTATGCCACTTACATGTCTTATGGATCTTGACGGAATGGGTATGCAGGTCAGTGACCTTGAGCAGCTTGCTTACAAGGGATGGAACAATTACCGCATATTTCCGATGGCTTGCAATATTCAGTTGGTGTTTTATCATAAGAAAGGTTCTAAGGATATACTTGTTAAAGTACTTAGAAATGAAAATGAAGCTACATTGCCTATAAAGACAGATATAGCTCCATATTATCATTGGAAGGATGTGAGACAGTATTATCTCGACAAGCTAAACAAGTTTACAGAATAA
- a CDS encoding MalY/PatB family protein, with protein MDRNIKNTISKDESRESYDFDKIIDRAGSGDLKHEALLPRWRRNDLLPLWVADMDFETPMFITNALKKRLEHSLFGYTIEPKELWKSIINWVKEHHQWELRREWLKFIPGIVKGIGLVINVFTKPGDKVIIQTPVYHPFRLTPEGNDREVVFNPLKRRDDGYYDMDFDNLEKVCDDKCRIFILCNPHNPAGICWSKETLQKLADFCYEHHLLVISDEIHCDMAIFGHKHIPFATVSDKARENSITFQAPTKTFNIAGIISSYAIIPNSDIRKKFYGWIKANELDEANIFAPIATIAAFTKGEEWRKSMLAYIEDNIRFVEDYCKENIPQIHPLRPQASFLVWLNCRELNLDHKDLLDLFIDKAHLALNDGEMFGQGGEGFMRMNIATSRSVLKQALDQLASAVNNLK; from the coding sequence ATGGACAGAAATATCAAAAATACAATCAGCAAAGATGAATCTAGGGAATCGTATGATTTCGATAAGATTATTGATCGCGCAGGTAGCGGAGATTTAAAGCATGAAGCATTGTTACCAAGATGGAGACGTAATGATTTACTTCCATTGTGGGTTGCTGATATGGATTTTGAAACACCAATGTTCATAACCAATGCCTTGAAAAAACGCCTTGAGCATTCACTATTTGGATATACTATCGAACCTAAAGAATTGTGGAAATCAATAATTAATTGGGTTAAAGAACATCATCAATGGGAGTTGAGACGTGAATGGCTAAAGTTTATACCTGGAATAGTTAAAGGTATAGGTCTTGTAATTAATGTTTTTACAAAACCTGGAGATAAAGTAATTATACAAACTCCTGTATATCATCCTTTCAGATTAACTCCAGAAGGAAATGATCGTGAAGTCGTTTTTAATCCTTTAAAAAGACGTGATGATGGCTATTATGATATGGACTTTGATAATCTTGAAAAAGTTTGTGATGACAAATGTCGAATATTCATACTTTGCAATCCTCATAATCCAGCAGGTATTTGTTGGAGTAAAGAAACACTGCAAAAGCTAGCTGATTTCTGCTATGAACACCATCTGCTTGTTATATCTGATGAAATTCATTGCGACATGGCTATATTCGGACACAAGCATATACCTTTTGCAACAGTTAGTGATAAGGCCAGAGAAAATAGCATAACTTTTCAGGCACCAACAAAGACATTCAATATAGCTGGAATTATTTCAAGCTATGCCATTATTCCAAATTCTGACATACGTAAAAAATTCTATGGCTGGATTAAAGCTAATGAACTTGATGAAGCTAATATATTTGCCCCTATTGCCACAATAGCAGCCTTTACAAAAGGCGAAGAATGGCGAAAGTCAATGCTTGCGTATATTGAAGACAACATACGGTTTGTAGAAGATTATTGTAAAGAGAATATTCCACAAATACATCCTTTGCGTCCACAGGCATCTTTTCTTGTGTGGCTTAATTGTCGTGAACTAAATTTAGACCATAAAGATCTACTTGATTTGTTTATAGACAAAGCCCATCTAGCTCTTAATGACGGAGAAATGTTCGGTCAAGGAGGTGAAGGTTTTATGAGGATGAATATAGCAACATCACGCTCTGTATTAAAACAAGCTTTAGATCAATTAGCTTCAGCTGTCAATAACTTGAAATAG